The genomic region ATATTCTCTGCCAAGGAGCCAAACCTCTATTTTTCTTAGATTATATTAGCACTGGTAAATTGATCCCTGAAAAAATGGCCAAAATAGTTGAAGGGATATCTAATGGATGCTTAAAAGCAAGCTGTGCTTTAATTGGTGGAGAAACCGCTGAAATGCCGGGCTTATATGAGAAAGAAGAATATGATTTAGCTGGTTTTTGTGTAGGTATAGTAGATAAAGAAAATATTATAGATGGCTCTACAATAGCAGAGGGGGACATAATAATTGGACTAGCTTCTTCAGGAGTTCATAGCAATGGATATTCATTAATTAGAAAGCTCCTATTAGAAAAGGAGAAATTAGATTTTAATAGATATTATGCTAGCTTGGACTCTAGCTTAGGAGAGGAATTACTAAAACCTACAAGGATTTATTATGACCCTGTATATGGCTTAATTGAAAATTTTAATATTAAAGGTTTATGCCATATTACAGGCGGTGGATTTTATGAGAATATTCCTAGAATGCTGCCTGATGGACTAGAGGCGAATATAAAAACTTGGCTAATCGATACTCCTCCGGTATTTAATTTGATACAAGAATTGGGAAATATTGATATTGATGAGATGTATTCTACCTTTAATATGGGGGTTGGAATGATGTTTGTTATTTCAAAAGAAGATCTGCCAAAAATAAAAAACTATTTACAGGAAAGAGATGAGAAGTTTTATATATTAGGAGATATTAAAAAAGGCAATAAGGGTGTTAAATTATGGCACAAACCAAAATAGGAGTACTAATTTCAGGTGGCGGAACTAATTTGCAGATCTTAATTGATAATATAAAAAAAGGCTATATAAATGGAAGTATAAAATTAATTATTTCCAATAAAGAAGATGCCTTTGGTTTAGAAAGAGCTAAGAAAGCCGATATTGAAGCAATATATATTAACCCAACTCTGTATAAAAATGCAGTAGATTATGATAGAAAGCTAATTGAGGAATTTAAAAAAAGGGATATTGAATTAATAGTATTAGCAGGATATTTAAAAATACTTTCAAGAGAGTTTGTAGTTGAATATAGGGACAGGATAATAAATATACATCCTTCTCTTATCCCTAGTTTTTGTGGAAAAAGCTTTTATGGGAAAAGGGTACATAAGGCTGTACTTGATTATGGCTGCAAAATAACTGGAGCAACTGTTCATTTTGTAGATGAAAATACAGATACTGGACCAGTGATACTACAGGAACCAGTAAAAGTTTATGATGATGATACTGTGGAAAGTCTTCAAAAAAGAGTATTGGAAGCTGAACATAAGATTTTATCAAAAGCTGTAAAGTTGTTTTGTGAGGGAAAGCTAAAAATAGAAGGAAGACATGTAAAAATAATTGAGGAGTGATATTATGAAGCGTGCGTTAATCAGTGTTTATAATAAAAAAAATTTATTTAGCTTTGCAAAAGGCTTAATTGATCTAGGCTGGGAAATAATATCAACTGGGGGAACAGCTAAGGATTTAAAAGCTGAAGGATTAAAGATAATAGAGATAGAGGAGATTACAAAATTTCCAGAAATATTAGATGGTAGAGTAAAAACTTTAAATCCATATATACATGCTGGCTTATTATATAAAAGAGATGAAGAGGAGCATTTAGAAACTATTAAGACCTTAAATATAAATTCAATTGATATGGTAGTCAATAATTTATACCCTTTTGAAGAAACTATAAAAAATCCAAATTCAACTCAAGAGGAGATTATTGAAAATATTGATATTGGTGGTCCATCTATGATTAGGGCAGCAGCTAAAAACTATAAATTTGTTACTGCAATAGTTGATCCTGAAGATTATGAAAAAGTATTAGATGAGCTCAATAAAAAAGGAGATATAAGCTTAAAAACAAGAGAATATTTAGCCTGTAAGGTCTTTAGCTATACAGCATACTATGATGCTT from Clostridium isatidis harbors:
- the purM gene encoding phosphoribosylformylglycinamidine cyclo-ligase, translating into MSITYKDSGVDKEAGYKEIELIKDVVKKTHIPGVLNDIGSFAGLFQIDIKKYKEPVLVSGTDGVGTKLKIAFMLEKHDSIGEDCVAMCVNDILCQGAKPLFFLDYISTGKLIPEKMAKIVEGISNGCLKASCALIGGETAEMPGLYEKEEYDLAGFCVGIVDKENIIDGSTIAEGDIIIGLASSGVHSNGYSLIRKLLLEKEKLDFNRYYASLDSSLGEELLKPTRIYYDPVYGLIENFNIKGLCHITGGGFYENIPRMLPDGLEANIKTWLIDTPPVFNLIQELGNIDIDEMYSTFNMGVGMMFVISKEDLPKIKNYLQERDEKFYILGDIKKGNKGVKLWHKPK
- the purN gene encoding phosphoribosylglycinamide formyltransferase, encoding MAQTKIGVLISGGGTNLQILIDNIKKGYINGSIKLIISNKEDAFGLERAKKADIEAIYINPTLYKNAVDYDRKLIEEFKKRDIELIVLAGYLKILSREFVVEYRDRIINIHPSLIPSFCGKSFYGKRVHKAVLDYGCKITGATVHFVDENTDTGPVILQEPVKVYDDDTVESLQKRVLEAEHKILSKAVKLFCEGKLKIEGRHVKIIEE